The genomic segment CTCGGCCGCCCACAGTTCAAGTCCGGCCAGCATCGCGTCGGCAGCGTCGCCGCTCCGGTCGAGAACGGCGGACAGCTGTGCCGCCTCGTCTTCCATGTAGCGCCGCAGCAATTCCAGCAGGATGTCTTCCTTGCCGGAAAAATTCGAGTAGAACGCGCCCTGCGAAAAGCCGGCCCGTTCGGCGATATCCCGGATCGACGTCCCGCCAAAACCATGCGACACAAGCAGTTGCCGTGCCGCCTCGATCAGGCGTTCACGCGTTCTGGCCTGGCTTTCCGCACGGCTGGAGCGACTGGAGGGGGTTTGCTGGGTCAACGCACGGTATCCGGTCTGTTAAGTTTCGGCCGCAATTATACGGTAGCGATCTGCCGGCGCCCAGTTTCTGCCATTCATTTCAAATTTCAATTGAAATCCAAAATAAAACTGCGCATACTGAATTTCACTTGAAATCCGAAAAAGGTTTTTCACATCATGCCGCTGCAAACCGTCTTCGTGACCGGCGCCACCGGGCTGCTTGGCAACCATCTTGTCCGCGCACTGGCCGGGCGGGGCGTACAGGTCAGGGCACTGGTCCGCTCGCGCGACAGGGGCGAGCGCCAGCTGGGCGACCTGTCCGGTGTCGAGCTGGTGACCGGCGATATGGAAGATGTCGCGGCCTTTGCGCCGGCACTGCATGGTTGCGATGCGGTTTTTCATACCGCCGCCTTCTTTCGCGACAATTACAAGGGAGGGCAGCATCGCGATGCCCTGCGCCGCATCAATGTCGATGGCACGGCCAGGCTGATCGACCACGCCTGGCAGGCCGGCGTGCGCCGTTTCGTCCATACCTCGTCGATCGCGGTCCTGAACGGGGAACCCGGCACGCTGATCGACGAAACCCGGCTCCGCCACGCGGCCGATGCCGATGACTACTACCTGAGCAAGATGCAGTCCGACGAGGTGGTGCTGGCCTTTGTCCGTGAGCATCCGGACATGAACGCCAGCCTGGTGCTGCCGGGCTGGATGTGGGGGCCGGCCGATATCGGGCCGACCTCGTCCGGGCAACTGCTGCTCGATACTGTGCGCGGCAGGCTGCCGGGGCTGGTTCCCGGCAGCTTCTCGGTGGTCGATGCCCGCGATGTCGCACAGGCGATGATTGCCGCAGCGACACATGGCCGGCCGGGCGAGCGCTATCTGGCAGCCGGCCGGCACATGACCATGCGTGAACTGGTCCCGCTGATCGGCCGGATTGCCGCCGTGCCCACGCCGACGCGCTCGCTACCGCTAGCGCTGCTGTACGTGCTGTCGCTGGGCTACGAGCTGTATGCCCGCCTCAGTGGCAAGCCGGTGCTGCTCAGTCTGGCGACGTGCCGGCTGATGGCGCGTGAAGCGGAGCGCTCCCGCTTCGACCCGGCCAAGAGCGAACGCGAGCTGGGGCTGCACTTCCGGCCGCTGGCCGAGACCATGGCCGACACGCTGGCCTGGTATCGCGGCCATGGCTGGCTGGACGCACCGGCCGGCGCCTGAACGACGGTCAGACCGGGGCGGCAACCAGCCCGTCGACCATGACCATCGCCTGCCCGTGCGAGCAGGCTTCGACCCGGCCCTGCACGCCGTAGACCTCCGCCAGAATGGCCGGCGTCACCACGGCGGCCGGCACCCCGTCGGCAACCAGCCGACCGGCCTGCAGCAGCAGTACATGATCGGTATGCCGCAACGCAACATTGATGTCGTGCAGCACCACCACCGTGACCATGCCCCGGCGCCGGGTTTCCTGGCGCAGCAGTTCCATCACGTGGAACTGGTGATTCAGGTCGAGCGCGGACAGCGGTTCGTCGAGCAGCAGGATGGCCGGCTCGCGCACCAGTGCCTGGGCAATGCCGACCAGCTGGCGCTGGCCACCGGACAACTGGTCGAGAAAACACAGTGCCAGATGGGCGATGCCGAGCCGCTCCAGCAGGGCCAGCACATCCTGCTCCCGCCCCGACTGGCCGAGGCCGGTCGCGGTTGCCTGGCGGGCAACCAGCACCGATTCGAGCACGCGCAGCCGTACGGCAGGCGGCAGGGTCTGCGGCAGGTAGGCGACCTGGCGCGACGGGCCGTTCTGCCGGCGCAGCGCATGGCCGTCAAATTCGATCCGGCCATCGGCACTGGCCAGCCCGGCCACGGCCTTCAGCAGCGTCGACTTGCCGCTGCCGTTCGGCCCCAGCAGCGCCGTGACCTTGCCGGCCTCGATGCGCGGGGCGTTCAGGTCGTGGATCACTTCACGCCGTCCGTAGCGGACGTGGAGCTGATGCAGGGACAACGACGGCATTACGACAACCTCCCCTGGCGGAATACGATGGCAATAAAGAACGGGATGCCGACCAGCGCAGTCACGATGCCGACCGGGATGATGGTGCCGGGAATCAGGCTGCGCGAGGCCAGCGAGGCCAGCGACAGGATCACGGCGCCGATCAGCGCGCTGGATGGCAGGTAGAAGCGATGGTCCTCACCGACCAGGCGGCGGGCGATATGCGGCGCCACCAGACCGACAAAGCCGATGGTGCCGACAAAGGACACTGTCAGCGCGGTCAGCAGACTGGCGCGGATCAGGGCATTGCGCCGCAGGCGGCGCACATTGATGCCGAAGCTGGCGGCACGATCCTCGCCCAGTCGCAGCGCGGTCAGCCGCCATGCATTGCTGACCGACAGCGGCAGCACGATGGCCACCAGCGCGAACAGCGCAGCGACCTTGGGCCAGGTCGCGCGCGACAGACTGCCCATGGTCCACAGCACCAGCCCCTGCAGCGCATCGGCGTCGGCAATGTATTTCATCATCGAGGTCAGTGCCTCGAAGCTGAACATCAGCGCAATGCCGAACAGCACCACGCCGGACGTGCTCATGCCGCCGACCCGGGTCACGGTATCGATCAGCCATACCGCCAGCAGACAGACCAGAAACGCATTGACTGCCACGCTCCAGCCCCCCGGCACGCCGGGCAGGCTGAGGTCGACCACCAGCGCCAGTGCGGCGCCGAACGCCGCCGCCTGCTGCAGGCCGAGCGTGAACGGGCTGGCCAGCGGGTTGTTCAGCACGGTCTGCATTTCCGCACCGGCCAGCCCCAGCGCCAGCCCGGCCGCCACCGCGATCAGCGCATACGGCAGCCGGATGTCCCAGACGATAACTGCCGTGGCCGGATCGGCCGCCTCGCGCTGCAGCAGGGTCTGCCACAGCTCGGCCAGTGTCAGCCCGGACGGCCCGATGGTGAAGTCGAGCAGCAGTGAGCCGACGATGATGGCCGCCAGCAACAGCAGTACCAGCAACCGCTTCGACAGCAGTTGCCGGTAGCCGCCGACAATGTCGTCAGCCGCCGTGCCCAGCGCCAGTTCCGGCGCGCTCACGGCCGCCCCCCGACCCAATAGGTACCCTGCGGCTCAATGGCAAGGAATTCCTTGTGCATCCTGACCCACGACGCCTGCGGGTCCAGCCGGGCGAAGCGGGCCGGATGCAGCCATTTGGCAATCTGCTGGATCAGCACGACGTGGTACGGCGTGTTGTAGAAATGGTGCCAGGCGCCGTAGGTATTGCCGTTGCG from the Microvirgula aerodenitrificans DSM 15089 genome contains:
- a CDS encoding FecCD family ABC transporter permease; this translates as MSAPELALGTAADDIVGGYRQLLSKRLLVLLLLAAIIVGSLLLDFTIGPSGLTLAELWQTLLQREAADPATAVIVWDIRLPYALIAVAAGLALGLAGAEMQTVLNNPLASPFTLGLQQAAAFGAALALVVDLSLPGVPGGWSVAVNAFLVCLLAVWLIDTVTRVGGMSTSGVVLFGIALMFSFEALTSMMKYIADADALQGLVLWTMGSLSRATWPKVAALFALVAIVLPLSVSNAWRLTALRLGEDRAASFGINVRRLRRNALIRASLLTALTVSFVGTIGFVGLVAPHIARRLVGEDHRFYLPSSALIGAVILSLASLASRSLIPGTIIPVGIVTALVGIPFFIAIVFRQGRLS
- a CDS encoding ABC transporter ATP-binding protein, whose translation is MPSLSLHQLHVRYGRREVIHDLNAPRIEAGKVTALLGPNGSGKSTLLKAVAGLASADGRIEFDGHALRRQNGPSRQVAYLPQTLPPAVRLRVLESVLVARQATATGLGQSGREQDVLALLERLGIAHLALCFLDQLSGGQRQLVGIAQALVREPAILLLDEPLSALDLNHQFHVMELLRQETRRRGMVTVVVLHDINVALRHTDHVLLLQAGRLVADGVPAAVVTPAILAEVYGVQGRVEACSHGQAMVMVDGLVAAPV
- a CDS encoding SDR family oxidoreductase, which codes for MPLQTVFVTGATGLLGNHLVRALAGRGVQVRALVRSRDRGERQLGDLSGVELVTGDMEDVAAFAPALHGCDAVFHTAAFFRDNYKGGQHRDALRRINVDGTARLIDHAWQAGVRRFVHTSSIAVLNGEPGTLIDETRLRHAADADDYYLSKMQSDEVVLAFVREHPDMNASLVLPGWMWGPADIGPTSSGQLLLDTVRGRLPGLVPGSFSVVDARDVAQAMIAAATHGRPGERYLAAGRHMTMRELVPLIGRIAAVPTPTRSLPLALLYVLSLGYELYARLSGKPVLLSLATCRLMAREAERSRFDPAKSERELGLHFRPLAETMADTLAWYRGHGWLDAPAGA